A region of Cataglyphis hispanica isolate Lineage 1 chromosome 6, ULB_Chis1_1.0, whole genome shotgun sequence DNA encodes the following proteins:
- the LOC126850323 gene encoding uncharacterized protein LOC126850323: protein MKMHLVGILTILLIVDTEILGHPSQERLMPDGAPVPEDAVEHEDSVASASEVGEEYDDSDMYMEPDESGTLQSDRVENSTQNNSQDKASNNTTDKSEEKSSKAEEVDASKDQETKNTRHIAIEQFTDVGDRSLETQSQNFFPSFAELFTNHRLPLTEQQQRYRPNRFLGYFQRERNYPSATNKDQHSLLGSGNFGVIRGGTYYPEDKENDEYSVDESLYNPYYHSRGRAQYYRNPKPQPIRGGDFFANFRDFADITAPPKSSFSHLSVVYANKNGSATGRITEPRNIIETLRMLEEEERSDIEEMTTTETPKKKQSKGKWKLMKIKQYEEDKARRSRMSVEPLLALS from the exons ATGGAGCGCCGGTTCCCGAGGACGCTGTCGAACACgag GATTCCGTGGCGTCAGCGTCAGAAGTAGGCGAAGAATACGACGATTCCGACATGTATATGGAGCCGGATGAATCCGGAACTTTGCAATCTGATCGCGTAGAAAATAGCACGCAAAATAATAGCCAAGATAAAGCGTCTAATAATACTACCGACAAGAGCGAAGAGAAATCGTCCAAAGCTGAAGAAGTTGACGCTTCTAAGGATCAAGAGACAAAAAACACACGACATATCGCCATCGAACAATTTACCGATGTGGGAGATAGAAGCTTGGAGACGCAGAGTCAAAATTTCTTTCCGTCTTTCGCAGAACTCTTTACGAACCACCGACTTCCATTGACGGAACAACAGCAACGATATCGTCCTAATAGATTTTTAGGATATTTCCAACGCGAACGTAATTATCCAAGCGCTACGAACAAAGATCAGCATTCCTTATTAGGTTCGGGTAACTTCGGCGTGATTCGCGGTGGTACTTATTATCCGGAAGATAAGGAGAACGACGAATATTCAGTAGACGAAAGCCTCTATAATCCGTACTACCATAGTCGTGGCCGCGCGCAGTATTACAGGAATCCTAAACCCCAGCCAATCCGTGGCGGAGACTTTTTCGCAAATTTCCGCGATTTCGCCGATATTACGGCTCCGCCAAAATCCAGTTTCTCACACCTCTCCGTAGTGTACGCCAACAAGAATGGCAGCGCCACTGGACGTATCACGGAACCCAGAAACATCATCGAGACACTTAGAATGTTGGAGGAAGAGGAGCGATCTGATATAGAGGAAATGACCACCACGGAAACACCGAAAAAGAAACAGAGTAAAGGCAAGTGGAAGCTTATGAAGATCAAACAATACGAAGAGGACAAGGCTAGAAGATCCCGCATGTCCGTCGAACCACTACTCGCTCTCAGCTGA
- the LOC126850581 gene encoding glutamine amidotransferase-like class 1 domain-containing protein 3, mitochondrial translates to MEHTCVGRGNAWSHCRAFREAKVLCGCGRLDGTEISEAISAAIHLRQKDMKPVFYAPDIEICGLVDHFTREIDTSCPPRNALVEAARLARACIRPLTECEACTHGGLIIPGGFGAARTLSNFVEKGANCTVLPDLEKLIEDFYCEKKPIGTMCIASALIARVLKGVRVTLGKESPKECWPYADAIKRVKEMGAKVEMKDVKGVTRCKKYNVVSTPAWLYEPATYAEIHEGIGKLVMMLKKCMNK, encoded by the exons ATGGAGCACACTTGCGTAGGAAGAGGAAACGCTTGGTCGCACTGCCGAGCATTCCGCGAGGCGAAG GTTTTATGCGGATGCGGTCGATTAGATGGTACCGAAATTTCAGAAGCTATTTCGGCGGCCATACACTTACGGCAGAAAGATATGAAGCCAGTCTTTTATGCTCCTGACATTGAGATTTGTGGTTTAGTCGATCATTTTACTAGGGAGATTGATACTAGCTGCCCTCCTAGAAATGCCCTCGTGGAAGCTGCCAGATTAGCAAGAGCATGTATAAGACCTCTGACCGAATGCGAAGCTTGTACACATGGTGGTCTTATTATACCCGGAGGATTTGGTGCCGCACGTActtt gaGTAATTTTGTCGAAAAAGGTGCAAATTGCACCGTCTTACCCGACTTAGAGAAGCTTATCGAAGACTTTTACTGCGAGAAAAAACCGATCGGGACTATGTGCATAGCTAGTGCGCTTATCGCTAGAGTGCTGAAAGGCGTGAGAGTTACACTTGGCAAAGAAT CACCTAAAGAATGTTGGCCATACGCTGATGCTATCAAGAGGGTCAAAGAGATGGGCGCTAAAGTAGAAATGAAAGATGTCAAAGGGGTAACACGATGCAAGAAGTACAACGTTGTCAGTACACCAGCCTGGTTGTATGAGCCCGCTACTTATGCAGAGATTCACGAAGGTATCGGTAAACTCGTCATGATGCTAAAGAAATGCAtgaataagtaa